The Miscanthus floridulus cultivar M001 chromosome 17, ASM1932011v1, whole genome shotgun sequence genome has a window encoding:
- the LOC136514773 gene encoding protein FAR1-RELATED SEQUENCE 5-like, whose translation MEEKRDGFFSLFLPQVGMEFSNTDEAWMFWVSYGGQKGFEVRKRYSNKRKSDGTITSCRFVCANEGHRLNDKRDHLIKCPRAETRTDCQVRMGLVLDREKGNYKVSEVILEHNHTLQLPETSHLLVSQRKISEIQGFEIETADDAGIGPKAAHELASIQVGGSVNLSYTLRDHKNYLRAKRQREMAYGQAGSMLMYFREKIAENPSFQYALQMDREEQIANIFWVDAKMLTDYAHFGDVVSFDTTFGTNKESRPFGVFVGFNHFRETVVFGAALMYDETFESFRWLFETFLKAHNSKQPKTIYTDQDAAMGKAVKEVFLEAWHGLCTFHIMQNAVKNLAEADDEESCTPPKRKAEDSKEEPSILADFSACMYEYEDEATFQEAFNIMRTKASKQTWLDSIYKVKEKWAECYMTNVYTLGMRSTQLSESLNSDLKRHFKSDFDIIRFLKHFERVVEYKRNNELQAEFESRKKLPRLKMRTHMLIQASKLYTPIIFEAFQCEYERSMAAYTTPLEDKNEYLVAIGSLDENPTLEKEYKVTGNPTDQTSTCSCGQFNRIGILCAHALKVLDLMNIKSIPEQYILKRWTREARSGIVQDNQGRNIVEDPKLDTMLCYKDMTRKFLNLVHRAASHPRCVLLVNNALDMVSKQVEEEITGFPSAMEPINVPTNDSPPINLLSTASLKKKDIETKTSRRQRNWLDKRRKFAKKGGKEKENGSKKGGKKKENGSKEQQTVKKGGKKKEKEGAVQETVAVQNISPSISLPMEEMSEQYMAINTFSQILTGTVTDDVIADF comes from the exons cttacCTCAAGTTGGCATGGAATTCAGCAATACAGATGAGGCTTGGATGTTTTGGGTTAGCTATGGTGGTCAAAAAGGATTTGAGGTTAGAAAAAGATACTCAAACAAAAGAAAATCAGATGGAACAATTACGTCATGCAGATTTGTTTGTGCCAATGAAGGTCACAGATTGAATGATAAAAGGGATCATTTAATAAAGTGTCCGAGAGCTGAAACACGAACTGATTGCCAAGTTCGTATGGGTCTTGTACTAGATCGGGAGAAGGGAAATTATAAAGTCAGTGAGGTGATTTTAGAACACAATCACACCCTCCAGTTGCCGGAAACCTCACATTTGTTGGTGTCTCAGAGGAAAATTTCAGAGATACAAGGTTTTGAAATTGAGACAGCTGATGATGCAGGAATTGGGCCAAAAGCTGCACATGAGTTGGCATCCATCCAAGTTGGTGGTTCAGTTAATCTCAGTTACACTCTTCGAGACCACAAGAATTATTTAAGGGCCAAGCGCCAACGTGAGATGGCGTATGGACAGGCTGGAAGCATGCTCATGTATTTTCGAGAAAAAATTGCTGAGAATCCATCATTTCAGTATGCATTGCAAATGGACCGGGAAGAACAGATAGCGAACATATTTTGGGTTGATGCTAAAATGCTCACTGACTATGCACATTTTGGGGACGTTGTCAGTTTTGATACTACTTTTGGAACAAACAAAGAGAGTAGGCCTTTTGGAGTATTTGTTGGGTTCAATCATTTTAGAGAAACTGTAGTTTTTGGTGCTGCTCTCATGTATGATGAGACATTTGAATCCTTTAGATGGCTATTTGAGACCTTCCTAAAAGCACATAATAGTAAGCAGCCTAAAACAATCTATACTGATCAAGATGCAGCAATGGGAAAGGCTGTCAAGGAGGTCTTTTTAGAAGCTTGGCATGGTCTGTGCACTTTTCATATTATGCAAAATGCTGTCAAGAATCTAGCTGAagctgatgatgaagaatcatGTACTCCTCCAAAAAGAAAGGCCGAAGATAGCAAGGAAGAACCAAGTATCCTCGCAGATTTTAGTGCATGTATGTATGagtatgaagatgaagcaacattTCAAGAAGCATTTAACATCATGAGGACAAAGGCCAGCAAGCAAACTTGGTTGGATAGTATCTACAAGGTAAAAGAAAAGTGGGCTGAATGTTATATGACAAATGTGTACACATTAGGGATGAGGAGTACACAATTGAGTGAGAGCCTAAACAGCGACTTGAAGCGGCATTTCAAATCAGATTTTGATATCATTCGATTCCTTAAGCATTTTGAAAGGGTTGTGGAATATAAAAGAAATAATGAATTGCAAGCTGAATTTGAATCAAGGAAAAAATTACCAAGACTCAAAATGAGGACACATATGTTAATACAAGCTAGCAAGCTGTACACACCAATTATATTTGAAGCTTTCCAATGTGAATATGAGAGGTCCATGGCAGCATACACCACCCCATTGGAAGACAAAAATGAATATCTTGTAGCAATTGGGAGTCTTGATGAAAATCCTACCCTTGAGAAGGAATACAAAGTTACTGGTAACCCTACAGACCAAACAAGCACATGCAGCTGTGGGCAGTTCAATAGAATCGGAATATTGTGTGCCCATGCTCTGAAAGTTCTTGATTTGATGAATATCAAGTCAATCCCAGAACAATATATATTGAAGCGATGGACTCGTGAAGCACGTAGTGGGATAGTACAGGACAACCAAGGCCGAAACATAGTAGAGGATCCAAAATTAGATACTATGCTTTGCTACAAAGATATGACTCGCAAATTTCTTAATTTGGTACACCGAGCTGCAAGTCATCCACGGTGCGTCTTATTAGTAAACAATGCACTTGACATGGTTAGCAAGCAAGTCGAAGAAGAAATCACAGGTTTTCCTAGTGCAATGGAGCCTATCAATGTTCCTACAAATGATTCGCCCCCAATTAATTTGCTGAGCACAGCAAGCCTAAAGAAAAAGGACATTGAAACTAAAACCTCAAGGCGCCAAAGAAATTGGCTTGACAAAAGACGTAAATTTGCAAAGAAGGGAGGTAAGGAAAAGGAAAATGGTTCAAAG AAGGGAggtaagaaaaaggaaaatggtTCAAAGGAACAACAAACTGTAAAGAAGGGaggtaagaaaaaagaaaaagaaggagcAGTACAAGAAACTGTAGCTGTGCAAAATATCTCTCCAAGTATTTCTTTGCCCATGGAAGAAATGTCTGAACAGTACATGGCTATCAATACATTCTCTCAGATACTGACG GGGACAGTCACAGATGATGTTATTGCTGATTTCTAG
- the LOC136518300 gene encoding uncharacterized protein, which yields MVTDLTVCLFLAWFLQTRDFVLRSSELATLAAIFHFRNYNPKDGRRGKPITKEEAMKELIEVVTKTKPDNFTPRIVDKTDDYIRVEYESPIFGFVDDVEFWFPPGNKPLVQYRSASRSGFIDFNANKKRVKELRLALEKKGWASESNF from the exons ATGGTGACTGACCTGACTGTTTGCCTCTTTCTTGCTTGGTTCCTCCAAACAAGAGACTTCGTGCTCAGGAGCAGTGAGCTCGCCACGCTCGCTGCCATCTTCCACTTCAG GAACTACAATCCCAAGGATGGCCGGAGGGGTAAACCCATAACCAAAGAGGAGGCCATGAAAGAACTAATTGAAGTC GTCACGAAGACAAAGCCAGACAACTTCACTCCTCGCATTGTAGATAAAACAGATGATTACATCCGAGTTGAATATGAGAGCCCTATATTTGGG TTTGTAGATGATGTGGAGTTCTGGTTCCCTCCTGGCAACAAACCACTCGTTCAGTATAGGTCGGCGTCTCGATCAGGATTTATCGACTTCAATGCCAATAAGAAGAGAGTAAAG GAGCTGAGATTGGCTTTGGAAAAGAAGGGCTGGGCTTCGGAAAGCAACTTTTAA
- the LOC136517114 gene encoding uncharacterized protein translates to MRNDLCTPIVSLPSIADAWVSHVNFVFNLPPSPRREGRIFSGPRRTTLRRAMDTDATGMDEAEAAFFVRRGRRCCCFPWPASSHQQVDGAAVAAEETWWQRAVDAVLKVREWSELVGGPRWKTFIRRFGRSGTPTRPHRHFSGCKLNYDALSYVLNFNEGHGASPEGDYIGYRDFSTCFVGPSASAKSSMDLTGSTLGMDRRPLPSPREMKRKSLLPPGGGRLATIYRGAPPPE, encoded by the coding sequence ATGCGAAATGACCTATGTACCCCTATAGTTTCTCTCCCTTCgatcgctgacgcgtgggtctCACATGTCAACTTCGTCTTCAACCTCCCGCCATCACCACGCAGAGAGGGGAGGATTTTTTCGGGCCCGCGCCGCACGACTCTTCGACGGGCGATGGACACCGACGCCACGGGCATGGACGAGGCGGAGGCGGCCTTCTTCGTGCGCCGGGGCCGTCGGTGCTGCTGCTTCCCCTGGCCCGCCTCCTCCCACCAGCAGGTCGACGGCGccgcggtggcggcggaggagaCCTGGTGGCAGCGCGCGGTGGACGCGGTGCTCAAGGTGCGCGAGTGGTCGGAGCTGGTGGGCGGCCCGCGGTGGAAGACCTTCATCCGACGGTTCGGGCGCAGTGGGACACCCACGCGGCCGCACCGCCACTTCAGCGGCTGCAAGCTCAACTACGACGCGCTCAGCTACGTGCTCAACTTCAACGAGGGCCACGGCGCCAGCCCCGAGGGCGACTACATCGGCTACCGTGACTTCTCCACGTGCTTCGTCGGCCCGTCGGCCTCCGCCAAGTCATCCATGGACCTCACCGGATCCACCTTGGGCATGGACAGGAGGCCGTTGCCGTCGCCGAGGGAGATGAAAAGGAAGTCGCTGCTGCCGCCGGGAGGGGGAAGGCTCGCCACCATATACAGGGGGGCGCCGCCACCGGAGTAG
- the LOC136517172 gene encoding uncharacterized protein, whose product MAASLVSSLTVPLVSAVLGAAIALVFLAGYLSRKRAAIANIPPTATAAAPDQPKHVRPSNQAQHKKGHLRAHHHAADKDAAKKHHHLDVNTLRGHTDSVTALAFSNDAGNLATVCADGAIRVFRIDDTSSKSFKILRINLPAGAHPTAVTFSEGSSSVVVAAQVLLGSSLYMYADVSAPPTAENKQQGKLSPPEIKWSHPKIHGKESVLNVAAARATHGSGDGSTIIISCSEATDIKVWHGKSGKELGTVDTNQLKNNMADISPNGRFIAAAAFTADVKVWEIVYSKDGSVKEVNKVMQLKGHKSAVTCLCFAPNSEEIITASKDGSIRVWNINVRYHLDEDPKTLRVMPIPLHDSKGSVCQYDHMNVSPDGKILAITSGSTLQWLCVETGAVLDTAEKAHEGDITGIAWAPRKIPNGGVPVFILGTAGVDKKVKLWSAPEVGST is encoded by the exons ATGGCGGCCTCACTCGTGTCCTCGCTCACTGTGCCCCTCGTCTCCGCCGTCCTCGGTGCCGCCATCGCCCTCGTTTTCCTCGCCGGTTACCTCAGCCGCAAGCGCGCCGCCATCGCCAACATCCCTCCCACCGCGACCGCCGCCGCCCCGGACCAGCCTAAGCATGTCCGCCCCTCCAACCAGGCCCAGCACAAGAAGGGCCACCTCCGCGCGCATCACCACGCGGCTGACAAG GACGCGGCCAAGAAGCACCACCATCTCGATGTCAACACCTTGAGGGGGCATACTGACTCCGTCACTGCGCTTGCCTTCTCCAATGACGCTGGCAACCTAGCAACTG TATGTGCCGATGGAGCCATCAGGGTATTCAGGATCGATGATACCTCTAGCAAGAGCTTTAA GATTCTGAGGATAAACTTGCCTGCTGGAGCGCACCCTACCGCTGTTACTTTCTCAGAGGGGTCATCATCTGTTGTTGTGGCGGCACAGGTGCTTCTGGGATCATCTCTCTATATGTATGCGGATGTTAGCGCTCCTCCAACCGCGGAAAACAAACAGCAGGGAAAGCTTTCTCCACCTGAGATCAAGTGGAGTCACCCCAAGATCCATGGCAAGGAGTCTGTGCTCAACGTTGCAGCAGCCCGTGCAACTCATGGGTCCGGTGATGGGAGCACTATAATTATCTCATGCTCAGAAG CAACTGATATCAAAGTTTGGCACGGGAAGAGTGGAAAGGAGTTGGGTACAGTTGACACCAATCAGTTAAAAAATAATATGGCTGACATATCCCCAAATGGTCGCTTCATAGCTGCTGCGGCTTTTACTGCCGATGTCAAG GTGTGGGAGATAGTTTACTCGAAGGATGGTTCAGTGAAGGAGGTTAATAAAGTTATGCAACTCAAGGGTCATAAG AGTGCTGTTACTTGCTTGTGCTTTGCTCCAAATTCTGAGGAAATTATTACTGCATCCAAAGATGGTTCCATTCGAGTATGGAACATTAATG TAAGGTACCACCTTGATGAGGACCCAAAGACCTTGAGAGTTATGCCAATTCCACTTCATGACTCAAAAGGTTCTGTTTGCCAATATGACCATATGAATGTCTCTCCTGATGGTAAAATTCTGGCCATAACAAGTGGATCAACGTTGCAATGGTTATGTGTGGAAACTGGTGCAGTTTTGGATACAGCTGAGAAAGCACATGAAG GTGATATAACTGGCATTGCTTGGGCTCCACGCAAAATTCCCAATG GTGGCGTGCCTGTGTTTATTTTGGGGACTGCTGGTGTGGACAAAAAGGTGAAACTTTGGTCAGCTCCAGAGGTGGGTTCAACATGA
- the LOC136517583 gene encoding pseudouridine-5'-phosphate glycosidase-like codes for MSIVVAPEVAAALARCGAVVALESTIICHGMPYPKNLQTAMEVEAIVRDNGAIPATIAILDGVPHVGLNSEQLKRLAISGRQFQKTARRDIAHVVASGGNGATTVSATMFFAHKVGIPIFVTGGIGGVHRHGEQTMDVSSDLTELGKTPVAVVSAGVKSILDIPRTLEYLETQGVTVAAYRANEFPAFFTEISGCQVPCRVDSPEECAKIIYANKNLHLGSGILIAAPIPKQHAASGEIIESAIQTALKEAEDKRIIGNAITPFMLERVKQLTGGSSLEANIALVKNNALIGANIAVALSNLQQREMNRMGRSAL; via the exons ATGTCGATCGTGGTGGCGCCGGAGGTCGCGGCCGCTCTCGCGCGCTGCGGCGCGGTCGTCGCCCTCGAGTCCACCATCATCTGCCACG GTATGCCGTACCCGAAGAATCTCCAGACCGCCATGGAGGTGGAGGCCATCGTCAGGGACAATGGGGCTATCCCTGCCACCATAGCCATCCTAGACGGAGTTCCCCATGTCG GCCTTAACAGCGAACAATTGAAGAGACTGGCTATAAGTGGAAGGCAATTTCAGAAGACGGCTAGAAGGGATATTGCCCATGTT GTCGCATCTGGTGGCAATGGCGCAACAACTGTTTCGGCCACTATGTTCTTTGCTCACAAG GTTGGCATACCGATTTTTGTTACAGGGGGAATAGGAGGTGTGCATAGACATGGTGAACAAA CTATGGATGTCTCCTCAGACTTAACTGAACTTGGAAAGACTCCTGTAGCTGTTGTATCGGCAGGTGTGAAGTCCATTTTGGACATACCGCGGACACTTGAATACCTG GAAACTCAAGGGGTAACAGTTGCTGCTTACAGAGCCAATGAATTTCCCGCGTTCTTCACAGAAATTAGTGGATGCCAG GTGCCATGTCGTGTTGATTCTCCAGAAGAGTGTGCCAAAATAATAT ATGCAAACAAGAACCTACATCTTGGTTCTGGGATTCTTATTGCAGCGCCTATCCCCAAGCAGCATGCAGCTTCAGGGGAAATTATAGAGTCTGCAATACAGACAGCTCTAAAGGAGGCAGA GGATAAAAGGATAATAGGAAATGCGATCACTCCCTTCATGCTTGAAAGAGTAAAACAACTAACTGGAGGATCTTCCTTGGAAGCTA ATATTGCACTTGTTAAGAATAATGCTCTTATTGGTGCGAACATTGCTGTTGCCCTGTCTAATCTTCAGCAAAGAGAAATGAACA GAATGGGAAGATCCGCGTTGTAG